GTGCGAGGGGTGAAAATTGGGAATCAACTCAAAATAACAACCCCATAAATGTCATTTTAAAGGCTAGATTTCTCGTTCGCCTAAAGGCGATTTGAAATGATATCTATTAAAAGGAAGCCCACCCGTGATTTACACTTACAAAAACGCCACCCCAAAACTTCCCAAATCTGTTTTTGTTGCGCCAAATGCCGCCGTGATCGGCGATGTTGAAATCGGCGAAGATTCGAGTGTTTGGTTTAACAGTGTCATCAGAGGAGATGTCCATCAAATCCGGATTGGCGAAAGAACGAATATCCAGGACGGCTCAGTGCTGCATGTGACTTACCAAAAATGGG
This candidate division KSB1 bacterium DNA region includes the following protein-coding sequences:
- a CDS encoding gamma carbonic anhydrase family protein, which encodes MIYTYKNATPKLPKSVFVAPNAAVIGDVEIGEDSSVWFNSVIRGDVHQIRIGERTNIQDGSVLHVTYQKW